Proteins from a genomic interval of Zingiber officinale cultivar Zhangliang chromosome 1B, Zo_v1.1, whole genome shotgun sequence:
- the LOC122012357 gene encoding pectinesterase inhibitor 9-like, whose product MERRILALVLVLVASVAICASASSAPAVGHRASAFIRSSCRATRYPNLCERSLSTYAPPVRRSPRGVAVAALSVSAAKARSASAFVSRMCGGKPTSGRTREAGAVKDCLETMRDSVDRLRRSIREIGRMGPARSLRFSWHLSNVQTWVSAALTDQSTCLDSVSQNAGPTVRAAIRKRVVEVAQVTSNALALVNRLQPRT is encoded by the coding sequence ATGGAGCGTCGCATTCTCGCCCTAGTTCTAGTTCTGGTAGCTTCTGTCGCGATCTGCGCCTCCGCTTCCTCGGCGCCGGCTGTGGGTCACAGGGCCAGCGCCTTCATCCGCTCTTCCTGCCGCGCGACGAGGTACCCCAACCTCTGCGAGCGCAGCCTCTCAACCTACGCGCCCCCGGTCCGGCGGAGCCCCCGCGGCGTGGCGGTGGCCGCGCTTTCCGTGAGCGCGGCCAAGGCGAGGTCGGCCTCGGCCTTCGTGAGCCGGATGTGCGGCGGGAAGCCGACATCAGGCCGCACGCGCGAGGCCGGCGCCGTCAAGGACTGCCTCGAGACGATGCGCGACAGCGTCGACCGGCTCCGGCGCTCGATCCGCGAGATCGGGCGGATGGGGCCAGCCCGGAGCCTGCGGTTCTCGTGGCACCTGAGCAACGTGCAGACCTGGGTCAGCGCCGCGCTCACCGATCAGAGCACGTGCCTCGACAGCGTCTCCCAGAACGCCGGCCCCACCGTCCGAGCGGCGATCCGGAAGCGGGTGGTGGAGGTGGCGCAGGTGACCAGCAATGCCCTGGCTCTCGTGAACCGGCTCCAGCCAAGGACCTGA